DNA sequence from the Coturnix japonica isolate 7356 chromosome 3, Coturnix japonica 2.1, whole genome shotgun sequence genome:
GAGCTGACGTTAAGGCCCATAACAGCGAGGTACGCAGGGAATTAAGCTCCGTTCCTGGTTCTCATCCCCACCCCTTCCCACGTTACCGGCGCTAAAAGCAGCCGGCCCGGCCTCGACTTTCCCCTCGTTTAACCCCCAGGCTCCACCACACCCGCTCTGGGAGGCCTTCCCACCACACAAGGGCCACGTCCCTCGCCCCGCTGACCTGCGTGCcggcctccagcagcagccagccgccgcccgccccgacTCTCCGCAGGCACCATGCGGGCCGCGAGCTGCCTCCCGCCGCCATGCCGCTCCGGGCCCCGCACCGGGTGGGCTCCCGGCGCTCCTCCGCTGTCCCGTCGGGCCCCGCTTCATCGGAAGTCTCTGTGCCGACATCCGCCCCGGCCAACATGGCGGCGGCCGGTCCTCTGCGCCTCCCGCTGCTCGCAGTCCGGCCGCCCTGGCCCCGTTGTCCCCGTCGCGGTGCCTCCTGCCCGCCCTCGGCACAGATCCGCGCCGCCTTCCTCCGCTTCTTCCAGGAGAAGCACGGCCACCGCTTCCTGCCCTCCGCCCCCGTGCGGCCCCGCGGCGACCCGACCCTCCTCTTCGTCAACTCGGGCATGAACCAGGTGCGGGCCCTGACCTTCCTCCCCCCTCAGCCCGGATGCCCTCTCTCATATACTTTGAGGGCCGAACATGGGTGACAGCTGGCAATAGTGGGTGTTTTTGCCTCATGCCCTCTAGTTCAAGCCCGTTTTCCTGGGCACGGCGCATCCCCGCAGCGAGCTGGCACAGCAGCGGCGGGTGGTGAACAGCCAGAAATGCGTGCGGGCCGGGGGGAAGCACAACGACCTGGAGGACGTGGGCCGTGACACCTACCACCACACCTTCTTCGAGATGCTGGGGAACTGGTCCTTCGGGGATTACTTCAAGGTGAGGTGACGAGAGtaagggtccagaggagggccacggagatgatcagggggctggagcacctcccctatgaggacaggctgagggagttgggtttgttcagcctagagaagagaaggttgcggggtgacctcattgcagcctttcaatacctgaagggaacctacacccaagaggggagtaaactcttggaaaaggctgacaatagcaggacatggggaaatggttttaagttgaaagggggaagatttatgttggatgttagggggaagttctttactaggagagtggttaggccctggaacaggctgcccagggaggttgtggatgccccgtccttggaggtgttcaagaccaggttggacgggNcctgggcaacctgatctagtaaatgtgtatgtttggtggccctgccaggcaggggggttggagcttcatgatccttgaggtcccttccaacccggatcattctttgattctgtgatagctGGGACGTGCTGATTTGGTGCCTGACTGTCATTCTGAAGAACCCCCTTGTCTCATTCGACTCTGTGTTCCTGTGCTTCCTTTGTATTCCTGTCTGCTCAGGAGGAAGCGTGTAGCATGGCCTGGGAGCTCCTGACAGAGGTCTACAAGATCCCAAAGGATCGTCTCTACGTCACATATTTTGGTGGAGACTCTTCACTGGGGCTGGGTGCAGATGAGGAGTGCAGGGATGTATGGCTCAGCTTGGGGTAAGCATGCTAGAGAAGGGGCTCTGAGCAAGCGATATTGACATCCCAGTCTCCATAGTCTCTCGTTTGCTCATTAGTTGATGGAAGACAAACATGGGAGCCAAAAATTGAGTCTTAAACTCATTTcgtttcttcttcctttgggTTACGAAGAGTTGGACTCTTCATCCTCTGGCTCGTTTTACCCTTAAGCTGCTGCTTAGGTGCAGTTGGTCTGTGGCTGTATGCCTCAGGCTTTCTAACCTGGATGCAGTGTGCTAAAGATGTCTGTGATCCTTTACTTCTCTACAAGGAGTTGTGCAGTCTGCATTCTGCTAGCAATTGCTGCTTTTATATGAGGATAAAGCGACTGCCACTGGGGAGCTTGTTCTAGACTGTATGtgagccagctctgtgctgtttgtaaTGGTCAGTCTTGTTCCTCATGTCCTGGCTCTCATACAGTTCTTTCCGAGGAGAAAAGTGGTTCCACCAACCCTGTGACACATCTGTTTCCATCAGCAGGAGCCAGACCATTCTGTGCAGTGACCAGGGTCCTCTGGTTTGATATAGCTTTTTGCTGCTAAGGAGGCTAACCCTATATGAACAGAAGCAAACAAGTCCTATTGTATTTGGATTCTGAGTTTGTAGTAGTCAGGGAGGATTTATCCTTTGAATTTTCCCTGTGATACAGTCTagtgtgtgctttgtgtgcaCACATCAACACTACCCCCTCTGTTGTTCACCTTTCCAGAGTGCCCGCCAGCCACGTGCTGCCTTTCCCAATGAAGGACAACTTCTGGGAGATGGGTGACACAGGTCCCTGTGGTCCTTGCACGGAGATCCACTATGACCACGTGGGTGGTGGtagaaatgctgcagcactggtgAACCAGGGCAGCCCTGATGTAGTGGAGATCTGGAACCTGGTCTTCATGCAATATAGCAGGTACCGGGAATCTCCTCTGAATTCCAATGCCTTTCCCTGTTACATGTTGTCTGAATCATACCTGTATATACCTTTAGACACCTCACTGCTTTCCAGGAGGTGGCAGTAGAGGAGCAAGGGAGAAGCTGGGAAGATGTGTCAACTGAGACTCATGGTCCTCCTTAACTTTGTTTATCCACTTCTCCTTCAATTTATTTTGTCCCTGAGCTATTGTCTGTTGGATTCCCTGCTGTTTCCTTCCCCTGTCACTCTCCCATCCTCTGCAACTTAAGTACATCTTTTCTTTGCCCAGAACTGaccattgcttttcttctgccttttatttttcctgaccTGCTGATAGAGAGGTGGATGGGAATTTGCTTCCCTTGCCTCAGCATCACGTGGATACAGGAATGGGCTTAGAAAGGCTGGTGACTGTTCTGCAGAACAAACGATCCAACTATGACACAGATCTCTTCACTCCCATTTTGGATGCCATTCACAAGGTGATCCTTTTTGGAGTTACAGCTAAGTAAAAGCTCTTCTGGAGCAAGCTGTTTGCTGGGTGCCATACTACAGCCTTGCCTTCATTACACATGCTGTTGTGCAGTATTTCGAGGTTGGAGGTATGTCTGGCCGGGCCCCAGACAGCACCAAGGGAAGCCCAGGGTAAATTCCACACTGGAAATCCCCTAGTATAGCAGCATTAATGATCCATTTTTTATTCAGAGTGTCTTAGATTTCTTAGGGCCAGGACATTGGCTGACCTGTCTTAAGTACAGAGCCTTGGTCTCTAATGTTCTGGAAGGATTTAATGAATTTGCCTTAGATTCACAGAGTAGTTGAGGAGCATGATGTCAAGGGTAGCTGGGTGGCTGTTGaaactttcctttctgcagccatTACCTTCTGCTGATCTGTGGTCTCCTCTCTTTCAGGGCTGTGGGGGGCCCAGATACCAAGGTCTGGTCGGGAATGCTGATGTTGGGCATGTGGATATGGCCTACCGTGTGGTGGCAGATCATATACGGaccttgtgtgtgtgtatcacTGATGGCATCTACCCAGGCCCCTCTGGAGCAGAGTAAGGATATATGGAAATAGCGTATTTTCCATAAGGGAAATTAGATCCAGAAGGGAATATGAGCCAGGGGAAAGGTGCTAATATGGACCAAAGATACGGAGAGATTTGTGTAAGAGCCTGAAAGAGATTCAGATCTACATCTCACCCTTGGATTAGGTCTAGAGTATGTGGAGCAGCCAACCTTTAGCAGTTAGATCAGGCCAAaggagggctgtgtgtgtggtACACTGGACTGTGGGTGCTGGGCAGAAATGCTCACTTGCTGCTTGGGGAATTCTGTCCTGCTTTCAGAGTGGTGCTGCGTCGGATCCTGCGCAGGGCTGTTCGCTTTTGTTCTGAAGTCCTTCACGCTCCACATGGGCTCTTGGCCTCCCTTGTGCCCACTGTAGTGGAAGTGCTGGTAAGTAAGAACTACTGCTTTAGGGAAAACAAGTATCAGACATACTCTTTGATTCCACATCCCTCTCCTGTACACTGTCAGGAGATAATCTTGGACAGAAAGGAGTACCAAGAGGGTGCATCTTGTGCCATGCATCACAACAGTAAACATCTCTTGTTTCTGGATTGTTTGTGCTGGGGGATCTGTGCTATTGTGACTAATGATACAGTCAGCCCAAATAAGcataaatatatgtaattatACACTTGtttcctgcaggcagcagcttccaAGCTGTCATATCTGGTTAAAGCTTTCTGAGGTTGGTCCCTGTGATTCCTAACAGCATCCTAAATGGCTGTGCTTTCTGCCCATTGTGAACTGCTGTGTTTGCCACAGAGGTGCTTCTCAGGGGTTAGCTGAGTAGGGTCGTGGGGAGATAGCCAGGAGACAGCAGCTATTAAGTATGGGTGTGACTCTCCCACTGTGATACTGTCCCTGAGGCACTGGGGCTCCATTCATTCTCAGCTTCATGAGAGACTTCCAGTGCTTGTGACATTCTTTGAGATCCCCCAAAGGAGCTACTGAGGATGGTGTTATGTCTAACTGATACTTTGTTTACAGGGAGATGCCTATCCAGAGCTGAAGAAGAATGCAGAGCAGGTAAGCAATGCAGAAACCCTGGAAAGAGACCTCCCTCTCTCTTGGACTTTGTGAGGCACTACTCTCAGAGGCAGAAGCCAACCCTTTCACAGATCTTAGCTGGAGGATTTTGCATAGCCTACTCCATAGTAGGGTTCTCATGTATAGGCTGGGATGTGTTGGGACTGTGTCTGCATCATGGGCGCTGCCTGGGCTTGAGAAGTAGTGGACTTTGTTGTGGGAGCTCTATTAGATCATTAGCAGGGACTCCTTGTTCTGATAAAAGGCAGCTGTTGCTCTGAAAAAGCTGGGGCAGCTATTTTGTTGAATGCAAGTACAGTCTGTTCTAGCCTGAGTACCCTTTGTCCAAAGTGGCTTGGGGATTTAAGGCTAGTCCCTGCTTGcatctgctgacagcagctgtgaaaggCAATTTCTCTGTTTCAGCCATGCAATTTTAATTGGGTCACAGATAACAAATGTGTAACGGGGAGCATTTGTCAGCATCCATCTCTTCCCATGTGGATGGTCAGTATTATCAGGGATGATGATAGGAGGAACGATGACTTTGGCACTGTCTAATAGTGCATCAGAGACACAAAATGATGGATGTTGGTTCAAGCAGACAGAGCACCCATTAGACATCCATTTGATTGCTTTGAGCTGTCTCTAGCAGTGAGCCTGGAGgtggcagggctgagctgagctggagaGCTTCCCGTGATGTTGTGGTTAACccttcttctgttctttggaCAGGTTATGGATATCATCAATGAGAATGAAGTTGCTTTTTTGTCCTCGCTTGAGCGTGGGAGGCGCATCATTGAGCGGACAGTGCAGCAGATGGAACCTTCTGCAAATTTCCCAAGTAAGCTTCCTACCTCAGCCAAACTGCACTTAAAGATGGTTTGATCTGGGTCACTGCAAGCATTGCAGTCAAAACTGTAGCTACCCTCCTCCATGTATTTTTGATAATGTTCCAGCCCTGGGTGTTTCAATGCcaaatttaaaagcagataCTGCTCCCTTCTCTAGACTTCAGTTGTTTCCTAGTATCTTGTTCCCACAACAAACTAGACATTGGGAAAGTTAGAAACTCCctttgctgctttatttattaactGGATTCTTACAGGACACAGCTGAAAGGAGGTGCTCAGGGCCcaaccacagcagctgcctgcttaGATGTGCTGCACTGAATATTGGTAGAGATGTGGCTAAGCAGCTCCATTTGTACTCAGTACCGTACTAAAAACTGTGTGGCTTCTATGCCTTTTCTCATTATCAGTGCATTTGCACACAGCATAGGTGAACCCAGTTACCAAGGCATGCATCAGATTGGTCCCATTTAAGCAACTTTGGAAATGCCTTTACTTCCCATGCTCTTGCCTAGTTCACGTCCTTCATTTTTGCCCTACAGCTGAAGTAGCCTGGTCTCTCTATGGGAATTTGGGGTTCCCCCTGGATCTGATTGACTTGATGCTTGAAGAAAAGGGAATCCGTTTGGATTCAGCTGCTTTTAATGAGCTTCTTCTAGAGGATGCTAAGGTAAGAGAGACTCTCTTCACGAGGATAATTCAAAGTCTGCCCTCTCCTGTGTGCACAGAGGCAGAATTCCTGCCACTAGTGAGGCTTCTTAGATGCACCATGGTTGTACGTGCCTTTTCCCTGAAGGGGAAACAGTGGTTGGGTCCCACTGCTCTTGCCTGTGGTTGTAGAACTGAGGAGTATTTGCTGGTGATTCTTTCCAGATCAGTATCAGTGTTGTATGATATTGGCTGGAATGGAGGTTGTCAAAGAATTACATATGTTAAGGGTAATCTCTCATCGTCATGCAGTTCAACACCCCCAAAGCAGAGCCAGCTTGGACAGCCCAAACTGCAACTGATTTATGAAGAGTTTACATAACTCCCTCAAATTCTGTAGTTCTGGAAGATTTGTACCACCCAGCCTGTACAGCAATCAGATCATGACCTTGCTGTTGTGAGCTTTAGTGGCCTGGTTTCACAGCTACACAGCAAGCTGTGCAGGTAGTGTTATGTTTGCTGTTGCTTATGGTTTGCCTCAAGGCTAGCACAGAGTGGTATCGAGTGCTTGTAGGGCTGAAAGGGACAGGTTGGTTTAGCAGTAGCCTGCATCAGCACAGATCTAAGTTCGCCTTTCCCCGGAAGATGGCAGAAGCTGCTTCTAGCCTTAATGCTTCAGTTACTAGTTTGCATTTCCCCAGGTACCTTGCATCTAACTTTGCCTTTACTCTGCTGCAGCGGAAGGCTCGTGGCCCACAGGAAGGGCAACAGCTGGAAGGCACCGTTGTGCACCTTGATGTGCACTCTCTGGCTCAGCTGCAGAGAGACAACATACCTGCAACTGATGACTCTCCAAAATACTCCTACAGGCTTGGGCAACATGGGCAGTACGGTAAGTGTCAAAATCTCATGTGTTGGGCAGACCCTGCCTAAGGGAGCTGGAATCCCTCATGACCCTACTGTTACTACCTGGTACATGAAGGCAGACATGTACTTCATAGTTCAAACCTGTCTACCTTTCTGCTGCATCTTTTCTTGGCCCTTGCAACTTTTCTCCAAGTAGCTGCTGTTGTTATTGCTGGGCTGTTAATGAGGTTGTGAGAAATAGGTTGGTCTTACCATGCAATGCTGAGGCACTGACTGTTGATTTCTGCTAGAGGTGAGTCTGTCCCCAGCAATCAGGCTTCTGGGTTGAGTGCTATGGAGAGTGAAGATTATGCAAGGTGTTTTGGTAGGTGCTTAAAGCTGTGCTTTTGCTATTTCTTTGACAGGCCACTAGGTGCCAGTGCAGGCTTTTTTCATTTGGGATAGCTGGGGCTTCTGATGCTCTAGGGAAAGTATAAAGCTGAACCACAGAGAATGAGAGGTGGTGTGGCTGTCACAAGCAATTAGATGTAACTGTGTAAAGCCTGTTATCCAGTGTACTGATGACAACCCACATCAAGTAAAATGTGAGATAGTTCAAACTATACAGCAAGTGTATAGTTAGAAACTAGACAAACTACAGGGAGAGCACAgtggaggaaaaatgaagacaCTGGCTGAATTTTCCAAGCTAGCACTATCTTGCTTCATCAATCACTGAATCATTCAGGCTGGAGGGAATCTCCGAATGTCCAGTCTCTTGTTCTAAGGAGAACCAGCTTCATACTCAGAACAGGTTGCTTGGGGTCTTTGGTTAGGCGTTCAGTATCTTTAAGGATGGAGATTCCACTGCTTCTCCAGtccttcttccatttatttttatcactcTTAGTGTgaaagtttttttccttatgtacAGTCAGAATTTCTTGCACTGTAGATGTTGTCTCACAAATGCCACATACAGAGGTGAATAATCATTTTCCTTGGCTTGCTAACTGTGTGTTCGTACAGCCCAGCAGGTAGCAGTCTTCCTTCCTCCAAGGGCACCCTGCTGACTTGTGTTCAGTTTGCCCTTGAAAAGCCCAAGGTTGTTCTCAGTCCATTTCTTTAGCCTGCTGAGATCTCTCTGAAAAGCATTCTTGTTCTTCAGTGTATCAGTCAGTCTCACCAATTGTTGCTAGACAGGAGCAGGATAAGCatacatcccatcccattgtaGGCAGTCACTAATGAAGATCTTAAAAGTTGATGGCCATAATATCAGTCCCCAGGTAGCTCTGCTGATATCAGTTGGACTTTGAAATATTGAGCAATTTTTTCTGGGGCCCAACTGTCCAGCCTGCATTATGCCTAGTCCATATTTCCTGAGTTTGATTTCAAGGATGCTATGAGAGAGTAGCTTGTTTGATCAAGGAAGATGACCTCCCTTGTCTATCAAGCCAGTTATCTCCCTGTAAAAGGCTGTCAGGTTAGCCAAGCGTGCATATAACAATGTGGGTATGCCCACTGTGTCTTTCTGTCTTGAACTCATGTGATCCTCGATTGGGTGTCCCTGAGAGTTTACCTGCTTTACAGTGTTGAAGTTAGGGATGACTTGATTCTGAATAGTAGATCCCTTGTCCTTTTGGCCAATAGTTGTTCTTCTCTGATCaagtcaaaagaaaatgctaGCTTTCAATATAGACTGTATGTTGGCAGGGATGGCACAGAGAAATGGTGCCTTCTTTCATGGTGTGATCTGACTGGGTACTCACACTGATTGCTGCCGTCTTCTTCCCCTTGGCAGAGTTCAGCCCGTGCCAGGCCACCATCCTGATGCTGTACAGAGATCAGTCTCTTCAGAAGGAGGTCGGGGCAGGGCAGCACTGTGGCGTCATCTTGGACAGGACTAACTTTTATGCAGAGCAGGGTGGGCAAGCCTCTGACCAAGGTTACCTGATACGCTTAGGACAGCAGGTGAGATGCTTTGCTGGCGGAATCCAAGGTTTCCTAGATACTAAGGCCAGATACAGTTCTCTAATTGATGGGCCATTTTACTGTGTTAATTTGCAAGCTGCTAACTCTTGACAGTTTCCTTGTCCTTGCCTTGAGGTTGGTGGGCTAgaggaggaacagcagcaatctCGTAGAGTTGGATCCACTGCTCTGGTTGTCTCTCAGTTCTTTACAATTTCTTCTTGCCATGAAAGTCTTGGAAGTATTCTTAGGTTTCCTTTCAATGTGTTGCACTCTTAACAGCTAGGGCAGCAATGCAAAGAGAATGCAATTAATAATCATGGAGTCCGTGAGAAGAGTAAATGGTCTCAGGCCAGTCCTGGACAACTGCAGGCAGTGCCCAACTGAAGACATATTAGAAAATCTCTTATTTCTCTGAAGAGCATTAGGGAGGATCTCTACTTCTGAAGCAAGTTCCTTTTATTTACTCTGCCAGAGGAAGGGCTTTGGCTCTAGTTATATGGGCTGCAGTATTTCTTCCATCCCACATTTCAACTCTTACAAATCACATTTAGGTACTGATGTTGCCTTTTCAGTCTTACAGAGTGTAATAAGCACATCTTCCTGAGCTGAAGTTCCTCTTGCCAGCCTGATGATGCAGAAGGGATGCCTTCAATGTCTGGGCCATGTGCCTTGGCAGTTGCTGTCCGTTTTCTCTCAGGCAAACATCAGTGTTAGAAAAATTCATTAACACAGTTTGTGTGGCTGCCTCTACACTGTAGACTGGCATCCTGAACATGTGCAGTGATTGGCTGGATGCAGGGAAGGGATGAGGCACTCTGGTTATGTTATGTCCCTGCTTTTCCCATCCCATTCCTGTCTCTTTGGAACTAATAAGAGTTATGCTTCCCAGCAGGATCAAGCAGGCGTCTAACTTAGGCTgttgaatgttttctgtgcCCTAActcacttttctgtttctctttgctcaGGACATACTCTTCCCCATAGAGTCAGTTCGTCTCTGTGGTGGTTACGTGATCCATGAAGTCACTGCTGTAGAAACCCTGCGTGTTGGGGACCAAGTGCAGCTCTTTGTGGATGAGGTAATCTTAACCCTTTCCCAGCCTTGCTTTGAGTATCTTGTGAAGTCCTGACTAAGTTAGTCATATCAGagccttttctcttgttttcctgacTGTTCCTTATTACAacatgcagcagcaggaggaaaacttgcaaatgatttcagtgtgctctgagctgctggtcTGGCTGGAAGTATCCAGCCtagcttttgctgttttacagAGGATATCCCATGGGAAAAGAAGCTAGATCTGCCCTGTAACGTAAATTCATCTGACAGCTGTGCtacttgttgtttttttcaccaTCATCTCCCATCCCATCACATACAAcctttttcttatctctttttGCCATCATCTGCTCCCCCAAGGTGTGGAGAACCAGCACTCCATGCCAAACTGTCTGGTGCTTTCAGGTCCAGCGGCTGGCCTGCATGACAAACCACACTGCTACCCACTTGCTAAACTTTGCGCTCCGCTGTGTTCTGggtgacagcacagagcaacGAGGTTCCCATGTGACAGCAGAACACCTGCGCTTCGACTTTAATATCAAGGTGACTGgacttctgtttctttggttCTCAGCGGTGCTAATACCCCAGTACTAGACTTCTCCtcaaggatttttttctcctcactgtAGTCACTTGATGCTCACTATCcccttttaaaagcagagaagatGAGACATGGGAAAGTCGTGTGTCCAAGCTCCTTTGTTCTCAGGAGGCTTCTCCTGAATGCAGACTTACTTCCTCAGGGCCCTGTGACcgtggagcagctgcagcaagtgGAGCAGGTGGTCCAGGATGTGATCAAGCGAAATGAGGCTGTGTATATGGCTGAGGTCCCACTTGCACTGGCAAGAAGAGTTCAGGGACTCCGTGCTCTAGACGAGGTATGGCAGGAGGGCTTTTCTTTTAGTGGAAATCATCTGGGTCATAAAAGATGTTGAAGCAGGAGGTTTCTGTAGGGTAAATTATTCCTACAACTTGGGGATaaatgggatggagatgagaTCTCAGGAGCACTGTGTTGTAGTGTGTGGAGATTGGTGATGTGCAGGCTTTCTACTCACTTCTTCAGAATAACAGCTGTTGGTGTCACCcagttgtttttctccccttacTGGCTATTTATGGTGTCACTGACTCTGAAATAACTCTTGAATAAGATTAGAGTAAGGTGGGAACCTAAAGCTATGTGCCTAGTCTGTAAGTGCCCCTGAAGGACTATATGGTAACTGCTGATCCTTGTCTCTTGTGTCAGGGGTATCCAGATCCAGTGAGGATAGTGTCCTTGGGAATTCCTGTGGAGACTGTGCTAACAAGCAACACTCAGGCTGCAATGCAAACCTCTGTGGAGCTCTGCTGTGGGACGTAAGTGTCTTTTACTAATAGTCCTAAAAGGTGCGTTTGTGGACTGACTGTGTCCTTGTAATCCTTGAGTTGTTTCCCGCCCTAATACTAGGTCCAGGTCTGTCTGAGGACCTCCCATACAGGACCTCATATGGGAGCACCGATGGCTGAGGTAGAGAGAAGTGTTTCCAAGTCccacagcctgttccagtgcaacTAGGTTTCCTTACGTAAAGCAGGGACACAGTAGGCTTGTTTTGGAATACCAGAGTGAGAAAACAATAATGAAACACAgatcattttttattgtttcatagTCTGAAAGCCACTGCACTGCAAGGCTGCAGAAAAGTGTGGAACAGGATTTGTGTCCTGTCACACCTGGTTTGGTTTGAGGCTTGCAGGAGGTCTCCAGACCCTGCGGAAGTCTATGAGACAGTTGTAAGAACTACTGTCCAGCCTGATTATTTTAGTTTCTTTAGCCCTGTTCTTGCACTAGAGTAGAAGAAGAGCTAATCAATCTTAGTATAATgctgacatggaaaaaaatggaaacaaattgGCATTTGAGTAGATAGAGCTGGAAATGAGCAAGTTTCTAGTCATGTGGGAGGAGCAGGACAAGAAACTGCATGGGAGTGGAGATGATTGATTCTAATTAAGCTGCCTGAAATAATTGCTTGTGGTAGCAGTGACTGAGACACTGTAGTATTCTTATCCATTTTTGTATagccagaaaagaaagggaaggtgATCAGTTCCCTATGTCTGCCCAGCAGCAGTTTGACTGCAGACCAGTGGCCTGTGTGTGAGCTGATCTGACAAGGGAGTGGAAGAGCTGGAGATGAAAAAATGGCTTTCTACAAGGTTCAGCAACAGCtgaatagaaggaaaagatCCCAATCCATCCTACTGCTTGAGGAAAGAAGAACTTTGCTACTATATATATTTGTCAGTAGCCTGCTGGGAATGTAGCGCAAAGGTTCTTCTGGAGtagcctcagctctgctgtctctTGCCTGACCAGGTGCCATCAGGAGTTTAGGAATGAAAAGGTTTGAAGCTATTGGGACTGAGTAGAGGCTGCTCTCCTGGAGATGTGgctaaaatgaaagcagtcCTCTTGATTTCTGTTCCCTGAGAGCAGCTTGTTTCTTCCCTGTTGTGTTAACTTTGCAGACACCTTCTACAGACAGGAGCGATGGAGGATCTAGCCATTGTCAATGAACGTCAGCTTGTGAAAGGGATTAGTCGTGTCATTGCAGTGACGGGGAGACAAGCCAAACaggtaagaaaggaaaaaccgAGATTTCAGCCAAATCCAACTTTGTAGGCTCCTGTTTAGGCAATTAACTTTCTTGTGCTTGTGCTGGAGCTTCACTACTATGTCTGATCTCACTTCCTCTTTTACCCTGGGacacagttctgctgctttccctcaCTGTTCACATCCACTCCCCAGCTGCCCTAAGACGTCTGTCTCCTTGACCTTCATTCTTTCCCTCAGACCCCCTTTTCCAAGATAGAAATTTGGCACAGAGTGTCAGGAAACTTCTGGGCTAGAAATTTCAATCACTGGGCAGGTATTTGAAGGTGTGATCCTTTGAGCTTTGGTTTTACCTCCTACCTATCACAGCTGGACACGTGTTTTATGACTACAGGGTTCTGCCCTCATTCTTacagacttttttcttctccctatAGTCTCTTTCTTGCCAAACTGTAGTTCTGATCTGATTGGGTCTGtataaaaaaaagtaagcaacCTATTATTGTTCCTGTGAGGTCATTGTTGTCCTTGATGAGGACTTTTTGCTGAAGAAACATAGCTACGTGACAGCTTTGTCCTGCAGGTGTGACCATCTAGTATTGGCTTCAGATCTAGAGAGGAACTCTCT
Encoded proteins:
- the AARS2 gene encoding alanine--tRNA ligase, mitochondrial isoform X1, with amino-acid sequence MPLRAPHRVGSRRSSAVPSGPASSEVSVPTSAPANMAAAGPLRLPLLAVRPPWPRCPRRGASCPPSAQIRAAFLRFFQEKHGHRFLPSAPVRPRGDPTLLFVNSGMNQFKPVFLGTAHPRSELAQQRRVVNSQKCVRAGGKHNDLEDVGRDTYHHTFFEMLGNWSFGDYFKEEACSMAWELLTEVYKIPKDRLYVTYFGGDSSLGLGADEECRDVWLSLGVPASHVLPFPMKDNFWEMGDTGPCGPCTEIHYDHVGGGRNAAALVNQGSPDVVEIWNLVFMQYSREVDGNLLPLPQHHVDTGMGLERLVTVLQNKRSNYDTDLFTPILDAIHKGCGGPRYQGLVGNADVGHVDMAYRVVADHIRTLCVCITDGIYPGPSGAEVVLRRILRRAVRFCSEVLHAPHGLLASLVPTVVEVLGDAYPELKKNAEQVMDIINENEVAFLSSLERGRRIIERTVQQMEPSANFPTEVAWSLYGNLGFPLDLIDLMLEEKGIRLDSAAFNELLLEDAKRKARGPQEGQQLEGTVVHLDVHSLAQLQRDNIPATDDSPKYSYRLGQHGQYEFSPCQATILMLYRDQSLQKEVGAGQHCGVILDRTNFYAEQGGQASDQGYLIRLGQQDILFPIESVRLCGGYVIHEVTAVETLRVGDQVQLFVDEVQRLACMTNHTATHLLNFALRCVLGDSTEQRGSHVTAEHLRFDFNIKGPVTVEQLQQVEQVVQDVIKRNEAVYMAEVPLALARRVQGLRALDEGYPDPVRIVSLGIPVETVLTSNTQAAMQTSVELCCGTHLLQTGAMEDLAIVNERQLVKGISRVIAVTGRQAKQAREVGQCLAMEVDSVSIRMKQRGSASVLEMQNLSKEVGQLTKVVASTAMPQWQRKELQSILKLLQRTANTAIKKLEVQQAEEKAQSLLAKHCNQPVIIDTVPADSLSILMKVVNQLCDKSPGTSVLLLSPQDSGEVLCACQVSKNCLPMFSAADWAVAVCTQMEGKAGGSPVVAKGSGNAKGMQGALTTALEFAQSKL
- the AARS2 gene encoding alanine--tRNA ligase, mitochondrial isoform X2, translating into MPLRAPHRVGSRRSSAVPSGPASSEVSVPTSAPANMAAAGPLRLPLLAVRPPWPRCPRRGASCPPSAQIRAAFLRFFQEKHGHRFLPSAPVRPRGDPTLLFVNSGMNQFKPVFLGTAHPRSELAQQRRVVNSQKCVRAGGKHNDLEDVGRDTYHHTFFEMLGNWSFGDYFKEEACSMAWELLTEVYKIPKDRLYVTYFGGDSSLGLGADEECRDVWLSLGVPASHVLPFPMKDNFWEMGDTGPCGPCTEIHYDHVGGGRNAAALVNQGSPDVVEIWNLVFMQYSREVDGNLLPLPQHHVDTGMGLERLVTVLQNKRSNYDTDLFTPILDAIHKGCGGPRYQGLVGNADVGHVDMAYRVVADHIRTLCVCITDGIYPGPSGAEVVLRRILRRAVRFCSEVLHAPHGLLASLVPTVVEVLGDAYPELKKNAEQVMDIINENEVAFLSSLERGRRIIERTVQQMEPSANFPTEVAWSLYGNLGFPLDLIDLMLEEKGIRLDSAAFNELLLEDAKRKARGPQEGQQLEGTVVHLDVHSLAQLQRDNIPATDDSPKYSYRLGQHGQYEFSPCQATILMLYRDQSLQKEVGAGQHCGVILDRTNFYAEQGGQASDQGYLIRLGQQDILFPIESVRLCGGYVIHEVTAVETLRVGDQVQLFVDEVQRLACMTNHTATHLLNFALRCVLGDSTEQRGSHVTAEHLRFDFNIKGPVTVEQLQQVEQVVQDVIKRNEAVYMAEVPLALARRVQGLRALDEGYPDPVRIVSLGIPVETVLTSNTQAAMQTSVELCCGTHLLQTGAMEDLAIVNERQLVKGISRVIAVTGRQAKQAREVGQCLAMEVDSVSIRMKQRGSASVLEMQNLSKEVGQLTKVVASTAMPQWQRKELQSILKLLQRTANTAIKKLEVQQAEEKAQSLLAKHCNQPVIIDTVPADSLSILMKVVNQLCDKSPGTSVLLLSPQDSGEVLCACQVSKVARVQAG